From the Macaca nemestrina isolate mMacNem1 chromosome 7, mMacNem.hap1, whole genome shotgun sequence genome, the window GAAACATCTTGTCGGCTTCTTCAAGAGCAGCCGATACTCTGTAGCCGGCACCACTAAGCTGCTCCTCTTCGGGATAGTCGTAGTCGTCCTCCCAGTCATCAAATTCCTCGCCCTCGTCCTCGCTCTCGAAGTCTGCGCCCGCCACCTGGCCTGGCTGCTCCCCAGCGTTGGGCCCGTTAGCAAGGCTCCGTTTCCCCTCTGGCGCCGCCATTGGCtgggcctcctcctcctccattggGCCTTCCTCCTCGAGCTGTGGCGGGGCCCCGTTGCGGGAGGGACGCAGGGATAGCTCCCGGCTCCCGCTGCCTACCTCCATCTGCGGTAGGTCACCCTCGCCAGGCATCACATCCATTTGCAGGTCACTGCTCTCTTCATACAGCTCGGACAACTCGGCCATTTCCGACATTATGCAAACCGCTCAACCTCTCGGAAAAAGCTTCCAGCAAGATAGATGCTGCGCGGCCGTGCGTT encodes:
- the LOC105490667 gene encoding EP300-interacting inhibitor of differentiation 1; this encodes MSEMAELSELYEESSDLQMDVMPGEGDLPQMEVGSGSRELSLRPSRNGAPPQLEEEGPMEEEEAQPMAAPEGKRSLANGPNAGEQPGQVAGADFESEDEGEEFDDWEDDYDYPEEEQLSGAGYRVSAALEEADKMFLRTREAALDGGFQMQYEKTPFDQLAFIEELFSLMVVNRLTEELGCDEIIDRE